One window from the genome of Babylonia areolata isolate BAREFJ2019XMU chromosome 13, ASM4173473v1, whole genome shotgun sequence encodes:
- the LOC143289071 gene encoding transmembrane protein 254-like yields the protein MSDVSGDMAGGGRRRQGGKPAMPLASFADNYFVFPHPFWMVTIPFGFCMLFIATFSPDSALHYLPWPLSDFIHYMGRRHQTFCISTCLFAVMVHCLEAAYTGKVCQDKRLSPAATAKWSFMTFIFGFASLIRLLGYKRPKSGDKQH from the exons ATGTCAGATGTGTCTGGAGACATGGCCGGCGGGGGTCGCAGACGACAGGGTGGCAAGCCAGCAATGCCCCTTGCATCCTTCGCAGACAATTACTTTGTCTTCCCGCACCCCTTTTGGATGGTCACGATTCCTTTCGGATTTTGTATGCTCTTT ATAGCAACATTCAGTCCGGACAGCGCTCTGCACTATCTTCCCTGGCCTCTGAGTGACTTCATACACTACATGGGGCGTAGACACCAGACATTCTGCATCTCTAC GTGCTTGTTTGCTGTGATGGTCCACTGTTTGGAGGCTGCTTATACAGGGAAGGTTTGCCA GGACAAGCGTCTCTCCCCAGCAGCTACGGCCAAGTGGTCCTTCATGACCTTCATCTTTGGCTTTGCTTCCCTCATTCGCCTGCTGGGCTACAAACGCCCCAAGTCTGGTGACAAGCAGCACTGA